A genomic region of Stigmatopora nigra isolate UIUO_SnigA chromosome 16, RoL_Snig_1.1, whole genome shotgun sequence contains the following coding sequences:
- the LOC144209547 gene encoding enhancer of polycomb homolog 1-like isoform X1, which produces MSKLSFRARALDASKPLPVFRCEDLPDLHEYASINRAVPQMPTGMEKEEESEHHLQRAISAQQVYGEKRDNMVIPVPEAERNITHYESLYPGEFKMPKQLIHLQPFGLDTEQPDYDLDSGDETFVNKLKKKMEITALQFEEMIDRLEKGSGQQFVSLQEAKLLLKEDDELIKEVFDYWSRKRKVCKFGTFVSNIKQEKRDGSSTSDPYVAFRRRTEKMQTRKNRKNDEASYEKMLKLRRDLSRAVTILEMIKRREKSKREMLHLTLEVVEKRNSMPDFGCEVMAEALAQQALVRPIYTIPIIPSANQYRHQDHLDMMDYKKQEKTEMVRTKRKYEKKPKIPPVSAAHHVPFNLKDLNQYDFPSSDDEAFSQIHSGSSEGEEESDPDGCYAFRRQAGCHYYASNDQRSSGWPWTGPLDGGPGNPRFRYCLTSLNAPRRCIGLARRRVGRGGRFLLDRAHADPDPTICESDSDPESGCPPWLANSPLRDSSTSESNTSVAIGSSRPPSAPSSGGTPDLNRILLNIKSCRWRHFRPRTLAQNALETGDSPLKGVADLSQATSGLTPRPSGGSPSQTKPGLATPVKMFTAEQYQQHQEQLAVMQKQQLEQSQHQQKDKQQQQQQQQRPPAQLQPPPPPPAPRQQQQKEPKEQPRLQIQHANNSLNVASPLINQVLVSKTLDQATAQFAASALVTADQLLAFKSKEDLVLAGGVNGVLGAGVLKGLHLSGAAAANAVPVSLAAAPGNHATLGLLGCGTPGAPATAAQVLIGNNICLSVPSAGNLAGRHLPRALPPSALKLAAAANLQKPKVSATPALDINSREKREDDKSSLSSIADNTVAMEVT; this is translated from the exons GAGCACCATCTCCAGAGGGCCATCTCGGCGCAGCAGGTCTACGGCGAGAAGCGAGACAACATGGTCATCCCCGTCCCCGAGGCCGAACGCAACATCACGCACTACGAGTCCCTCTACCCTGGGGAGTTCAAAATGCCAAAGCAGCTTATTCACTTACAGC CTTTCGGTTTGGATACGGAGCAGCCGGACTACGACCTGGATTCGGGCGATGAGACGTTTGTGAATAAGCTAAAGAAGAAAATGGAAATTACAGCACTCCAGTTCGAAGAAATGATTGACCGGTTGGAAAAAGGCAGCGGGCAGCAG tttgtCAGTCTCCAGGAAGCCAAGCTTCTTCTCAAAGAGGACGACGAACTGATCAAGGAAGTCTTCGACTACTGGAGCCGCAAGAGGAAAGTGTGCAAATTCGGCACCTTTGTCTCCAACATCAAGCAAGAGAAGCGAGACGGCTCCAGCACCAGCGACCCCTACGTGGCCTTTCGTAGACGGACGGAGAAGATGCAAACCAGGAAG aacCGGAAAAATGACGAGGCCTCCTACGAGAAGATGCTGAAACTTCGTAGGGACCTGAGCCGGGCCGTCACCATCCTAGAGATGATCAAAAGGAGGGAAAAGAGCAAGAGGGAAATGCTACACCTCACACTGGAGGTTGTGGAGAAACG AAACAGCATGCCCGATTTTGGCTGTGAGGTGATGGCGGAAGCGCTAGCCCAGCAAGCTCTCGTCAGACCCATCTATACCATCCCCATCATTCCCAGTGCCAACCAGTACAGACATCAGGACCACTTGGATATGATGGATTACAAGAAG CAGGAGAAGACGGAAATGGTGCGAACCAAAAGGAAATACGAAAAGAAACCCAAGATCCCTCCCGTGTCGGCAGCCCATCATGTGCCCTTCAATCTCAAGGACCTCAACCAGTACGACTTTCCCAGTTCGGATGACGAAGCTTTTTCGCAg aTCCATTCGGGTTCTTCGGAGGGCGAAGAGGAAAGCGACCCAGACGGCTGCTACGCCTTCAGGAGGCAGGCCGGCTGCCATTATTACGCC TCCAACGACCAGCGGAGCTCTGGCTGGCCTTGGACCGGCCCCCTGGACGGTGGGCCTGGGAATCCGCGCTTCCGCTACTGCCTGACTTCCCTAAACGCACCACGGCGATGTATCGGCCTGGCTCGGCGCCGTGTGGGGCGAGGCGGCAG ATTCTTATTGGACCGAGCACACGCCGACCCGGACCCCACCATCTGTGAATCGGATTCAGACCCCGAAAGTGGATGTCCGCCTTGGTTGGCAAACTCCCCACTCCGCGATTCCAGTACCTCAGAATCCAATACCTCAGTCGCCATTGGATCTTCCCGCCCTCCTTCCGCCCCGTCGTCTGGTGGGACCCCGGACTTGAACCGGattcttttaaatataaaatcttGCCGCTGGAGGCACTTCCGACCACGAACGCTGGCGCAGAACGCTTTGGAAACGGGGGACTCGCCGTTGAAAGGGGTTGCGGATTTGAGTCAGGCTACATCTGGACTAACTCCACGCCCATCTGGAGGATCCCCATCGCAGACCAAACCTGGTCTGGCCACCCCTGTTAAAA TGTTCACGGCCGAGCAGTACCAGCAGCACCAGGAACAGCTGGCCGTCATGCAGAAGCAACAACTGGAGCAAAGCCAACATCAGCAAAAGGacaaacaacagcaacaacagcaacagcaaaGGCCACCGGCACAACTCCagcctccaccaccaccaccggcaCCACGGCAACAGCAACAAAAGGAACCGAAAGAGCAACCACGTTTGCAAATCCAACACGCCAACAACTCCTTAAACGTGGCCAGCCCACTCATCAACCAG GTTCTGGTGTCCAAAACCTTGGACCAGGCTACGGCTCAGTTCGCCGCTTCAGCTCTGGTCACCGCCGACCAACTCCTGGCCTTCAAGTCCAAAGAAGACCTGGTTCTAGCCGGCGGAGTCAACGGCGTCCTGGGAGCGG GCGTCTTGAAGGGCCTTCACCTATCTGGCGCAGCTGCCGCCAACGCCGTTCCCGTCTCGCTGGCGGCCGCTCCCGGCAACCACGCGACGCTGGGCCTGCTGGGTTGCGGAACTCCCGGCGCCCCCGCTACCGCCGCTCAAGTCCTGATCGGGAATAACATTTGTCTGAGTGTACCGTCTGCCGGGAACCTGGCAGGGCGCCATTTGCCCCGAGCCCTGCCGCCATCTGCCTTAAagctggccgccgccgccaacttGCAGAAGCCCAAAGTCTCGGCAACGCCGGCCTTGGACATCAACTCTAG GGAAAAACGTGAAGACGACAAATCGTCCCTGAGCAGTATAGCCGACAACACAGTGGCCATGGAAGTCACGTAA
- the LOC144209547 gene encoding enhancer of polycomb homolog 1-like isoform X2 gives MSKLSFRARALDASKPLPVFRCEDLPDLHEYASINRAVPQMPTGMEKEEESEHHLQRAISAQQVYGEKRDNMVIPVPEAERNITHYESLYPGEFKMPKQLIHLQPFGLDTEQPDYDLDSGDETFVNKLKKKMEITALQFEEMIDRLEKGSGQQFVSLQEAKLLLKEDDELIKEVFDYWSRKRKVCKFGTFVSNIKQEKRDGSSTSDPYVAFRRRTEKMQTRKNRKNDEASYEKMLKLRRDLSRAVTILEMIKRREKSKREMLHLTLEVVEKRNSMPDFGCEVMAEALAQQALVRPIYTIPIIPSANQYRHQDHLDMMDYKKEKTEMVRTKRKYEKKPKIPPVSAAHHVPFNLKDLNQYDFPSSDDEAFSQIHSGSSEGEEESDPDGCYAFRRQAGCHYYASNDQRSSGWPWTGPLDGGPGNPRFRYCLTSLNAPRRCIGLARRRVGRGGRFLLDRAHADPDPTICESDSDPESGCPPWLANSPLRDSSTSESNTSVAIGSSRPPSAPSSGGTPDLNRILLNIKSCRWRHFRPRTLAQNALETGDSPLKGVADLSQATSGLTPRPSGGSPSQTKPGLATPVKMFTAEQYQQHQEQLAVMQKQQLEQSQHQQKDKQQQQQQQQRPPAQLQPPPPPPAPRQQQQKEPKEQPRLQIQHANNSLNVASPLINQVLVSKTLDQATAQFAASALVTADQLLAFKSKEDLVLAGGVNGVLGAGVLKGLHLSGAAAANAVPVSLAAAPGNHATLGLLGCGTPGAPATAAQVLIGNNICLSVPSAGNLAGRHLPRALPPSALKLAAAANLQKPKVSATPALDINSREKREDDKSSLSSIADNTVAMEVT, from the exons GAGCACCATCTCCAGAGGGCCATCTCGGCGCAGCAGGTCTACGGCGAGAAGCGAGACAACATGGTCATCCCCGTCCCCGAGGCCGAACGCAACATCACGCACTACGAGTCCCTCTACCCTGGGGAGTTCAAAATGCCAAAGCAGCTTATTCACTTACAGC CTTTCGGTTTGGATACGGAGCAGCCGGACTACGACCTGGATTCGGGCGATGAGACGTTTGTGAATAAGCTAAAGAAGAAAATGGAAATTACAGCACTCCAGTTCGAAGAAATGATTGACCGGTTGGAAAAAGGCAGCGGGCAGCAG tttgtCAGTCTCCAGGAAGCCAAGCTTCTTCTCAAAGAGGACGACGAACTGATCAAGGAAGTCTTCGACTACTGGAGCCGCAAGAGGAAAGTGTGCAAATTCGGCACCTTTGTCTCCAACATCAAGCAAGAGAAGCGAGACGGCTCCAGCACCAGCGACCCCTACGTGGCCTTTCGTAGACGGACGGAGAAGATGCAAACCAGGAAG aacCGGAAAAATGACGAGGCCTCCTACGAGAAGATGCTGAAACTTCGTAGGGACCTGAGCCGGGCCGTCACCATCCTAGAGATGATCAAAAGGAGGGAAAAGAGCAAGAGGGAAATGCTACACCTCACACTGGAGGTTGTGGAGAAACG AAACAGCATGCCCGATTTTGGCTGTGAGGTGATGGCGGAAGCGCTAGCCCAGCAAGCTCTCGTCAGACCCATCTATACCATCCCCATCATTCCCAGTGCCAACCAGTACAGACATCAGGACCACTTGGATATGATGGATTACAAGAAG GAGAAGACGGAAATGGTGCGAACCAAAAGGAAATACGAAAAGAAACCCAAGATCCCTCCCGTGTCGGCAGCCCATCATGTGCCCTTCAATCTCAAGGACCTCAACCAGTACGACTTTCCCAGTTCGGATGACGAAGCTTTTTCGCAg aTCCATTCGGGTTCTTCGGAGGGCGAAGAGGAAAGCGACCCAGACGGCTGCTACGCCTTCAGGAGGCAGGCCGGCTGCCATTATTACGCC TCCAACGACCAGCGGAGCTCTGGCTGGCCTTGGACCGGCCCCCTGGACGGTGGGCCTGGGAATCCGCGCTTCCGCTACTGCCTGACTTCCCTAAACGCACCACGGCGATGTATCGGCCTGGCTCGGCGCCGTGTGGGGCGAGGCGGCAG ATTCTTATTGGACCGAGCACACGCCGACCCGGACCCCACCATCTGTGAATCGGATTCAGACCCCGAAAGTGGATGTCCGCCTTGGTTGGCAAACTCCCCACTCCGCGATTCCAGTACCTCAGAATCCAATACCTCAGTCGCCATTGGATCTTCCCGCCCTCCTTCCGCCCCGTCGTCTGGTGGGACCCCGGACTTGAACCGGattcttttaaatataaaatcttGCCGCTGGAGGCACTTCCGACCACGAACGCTGGCGCAGAACGCTTTGGAAACGGGGGACTCGCCGTTGAAAGGGGTTGCGGATTTGAGTCAGGCTACATCTGGACTAACTCCACGCCCATCTGGAGGATCCCCATCGCAGACCAAACCTGGTCTGGCCACCCCTGTTAAAA TGTTCACGGCCGAGCAGTACCAGCAGCACCAGGAACAGCTGGCCGTCATGCAGAAGCAACAACTGGAGCAAAGCCAACATCAGCAAAAGGacaaacaacagcaacaacagcaacagcaaaGGCCACCGGCACAACTCCagcctccaccaccaccaccggcaCCACGGCAACAGCAACAAAAGGAACCGAAAGAGCAACCACGTTTGCAAATCCAACACGCCAACAACTCCTTAAACGTGGCCAGCCCACTCATCAACCAG GTTCTGGTGTCCAAAACCTTGGACCAGGCTACGGCTCAGTTCGCCGCTTCAGCTCTGGTCACCGCCGACCAACTCCTGGCCTTCAAGTCCAAAGAAGACCTGGTTCTAGCCGGCGGAGTCAACGGCGTCCTGGGAGCGG GCGTCTTGAAGGGCCTTCACCTATCTGGCGCAGCTGCCGCCAACGCCGTTCCCGTCTCGCTGGCGGCCGCTCCCGGCAACCACGCGACGCTGGGCCTGCTGGGTTGCGGAACTCCCGGCGCCCCCGCTACCGCCGCTCAAGTCCTGATCGGGAATAACATTTGTCTGAGTGTACCGTCTGCCGGGAACCTGGCAGGGCGCCATTTGCCCCGAGCCCTGCCGCCATCTGCCTTAAagctggccgccgccgccaacttGCAGAAGCCCAAAGTCTCGGCAACGCCGGCCTTGGACATCAACTCTAG GGAAAAACGTGAAGACGACAAATCGTCCCTGAGCAGTATAGCCGACAACACAGTGGCCATGGAAGTCACGTAA
- the LOC144209547 gene encoding enhancer of polycomb homolog 1-like isoform X3 encodes MVIPVPEAERNITHYESLYPGEFKMPKQLIHLQPFGLDTEQPDYDLDSGDETFVNKLKKKMEITALQFEEMIDRLEKGSGQQFVSLQEAKLLLKEDDELIKEVFDYWSRKRKVCKFGTFVSNIKQEKRDGSSTSDPYVAFRRRTEKMQTRKNRKNDEASYEKMLKLRRDLSRAVTILEMIKRREKSKREMLHLTLEVVEKRNSMPDFGCEVMAEALAQQALVRPIYTIPIIPSANQYRHQDHLDMMDYKKQEKTEMVRTKRKYEKKPKIPPVSAAHHVPFNLKDLNQYDFPSSDDEAFSQIHSGSSEGEEESDPDGCYAFRRQAGCHYYASNDQRSSGWPWTGPLDGGPGNPRFRYCLTSLNAPRRCIGLARRRVGRGGRFLLDRAHADPDPTICESDSDPESGCPPWLANSPLRDSSTSESNTSVAIGSSRPPSAPSSGGTPDLNRILLNIKSCRWRHFRPRTLAQNALETGDSPLKGVADLSQATSGLTPRPSGGSPSQTKPGLATPVKMFTAEQYQQHQEQLAVMQKQQLEQSQHQQKDKQQQQQQQQRPPAQLQPPPPPPAPRQQQQKEPKEQPRLQIQHANNSLNVASPLINQVLVSKTLDQATAQFAASALVTADQLLAFKSKEDLVLAGGVNGVLGAGVLKGLHLSGAAAANAVPVSLAAAPGNHATLGLLGCGTPGAPATAAQVLIGNNICLSVPSAGNLAGRHLPRALPPSALKLAAAANLQKPKVSATPALDINSREKREDDKSSLSSIADNTVAMEVT; translated from the exons ATGGTCATCCCCGTCCCCGAGGCCGAACGCAACATCACGCACTACGAGTCCCTCTACCCTGGGGAGTTCAAAATGCCAAAGCAGCTTATTCACTTACAGC CTTTCGGTTTGGATACGGAGCAGCCGGACTACGACCTGGATTCGGGCGATGAGACGTTTGTGAATAAGCTAAAGAAGAAAATGGAAATTACAGCACTCCAGTTCGAAGAAATGATTGACCGGTTGGAAAAAGGCAGCGGGCAGCAG tttgtCAGTCTCCAGGAAGCCAAGCTTCTTCTCAAAGAGGACGACGAACTGATCAAGGAAGTCTTCGACTACTGGAGCCGCAAGAGGAAAGTGTGCAAATTCGGCACCTTTGTCTCCAACATCAAGCAAGAGAAGCGAGACGGCTCCAGCACCAGCGACCCCTACGTGGCCTTTCGTAGACGGACGGAGAAGATGCAAACCAGGAAG aacCGGAAAAATGACGAGGCCTCCTACGAGAAGATGCTGAAACTTCGTAGGGACCTGAGCCGGGCCGTCACCATCCTAGAGATGATCAAAAGGAGGGAAAAGAGCAAGAGGGAAATGCTACACCTCACACTGGAGGTTGTGGAGAAACG AAACAGCATGCCCGATTTTGGCTGTGAGGTGATGGCGGAAGCGCTAGCCCAGCAAGCTCTCGTCAGACCCATCTATACCATCCCCATCATTCCCAGTGCCAACCAGTACAGACATCAGGACCACTTGGATATGATGGATTACAAGAAG CAGGAGAAGACGGAAATGGTGCGAACCAAAAGGAAATACGAAAAGAAACCCAAGATCCCTCCCGTGTCGGCAGCCCATCATGTGCCCTTCAATCTCAAGGACCTCAACCAGTACGACTTTCCCAGTTCGGATGACGAAGCTTTTTCGCAg aTCCATTCGGGTTCTTCGGAGGGCGAAGAGGAAAGCGACCCAGACGGCTGCTACGCCTTCAGGAGGCAGGCCGGCTGCCATTATTACGCC TCCAACGACCAGCGGAGCTCTGGCTGGCCTTGGACCGGCCCCCTGGACGGTGGGCCTGGGAATCCGCGCTTCCGCTACTGCCTGACTTCCCTAAACGCACCACGGCGATGTATCGGCCTGGCTCGGCGCCGTGTGGGGCGAGGCGGCAG ATTCTTATTGGACCGAGCACACGCCGACCCGGACCCCACCATCTGTGAATCGGATTCAGACCCCGAAAGTGGATGTCCGCCTTGGTTGGCAAACTCCCCACTCCGCGATTCCAGTACCTCAGAATCCAATACCTCAGTCGCCATTGGATCTTCCCGCCCTCCTTCCGCCCCGTCGTCTGGTGGGACCCCGGACTTGAACCGGattcttttaaatataaaatcttGCCGCTGGAGGCACTTCCGACCACGAACGCTGGCGCAGAACGCTTTGGAAACGGGGGACTCGCCGTTGAAAGGGGTTGCGGATTTGAGTCAGGCTACATCTGGACTAACTCCACGCCCATCTGGAGGATCCCCATCGCAGACCAAACCTGGTCTGGCCACCCCTGTTAAAA TGTTCACGGCCGAGCAGTACCAGCAGCACCAGGAACAGCTGGCCGTCATGCAGAAGCAACAACTGGAGCAAAGCCAACATCAGCAAAAGGacaaacaacagcaacaacagcaacagcaaaGGCCACCGGCACAACTCCagcctccaccaccaccaccggcaCCACGGCAACAGCAACAAAAGGAACCGAAAGAGCAACCACGTTTGCAAATCCAACACGCCAACAACTCCTTAAACGTGGCCAGCCCACTCATCAACCAG GTTCTGGTGTCCAAAACCTTGGACCAGGCTACGGCTCAGTTCGCCGCTTCAGCTCTGGTCACCGCCGACCAACTCCTGGCCTTCAAGTCCAAAGAAGACCTGGTTCTAGCCGGCGGAGTCAACGGCGTCCTGGGAGCGG GCGTCTTGAAGGGCCTTCACCTATCTGGCGCAGCTGCCGCCAACGCCGTTCCCGTCTCGCTGGCGGCCGCTCCCGGCAACCACGCGACGCTGGGCCTGCTGGGTTGCGGAACTCCCGGCGCCCCCGCTACCGCCGCTCAAGTCCTGATCGGGAATAACATTTGTCTGAGTGTACCGTCTGCCGGGAACCTGGCAGGGCGCCATTTGCCCCGAGCCCTGCCGCCATCTGCCTTAAagctggccgccgccgccaacttGCAGAAGCCCAAAGTCTCGGCAACGCCGGCCTTGGACATCAACTCTAG GGAAAAACGTGAAGACGACAAATCGTCCCTGAGCAGTATAGCCGACAACACAGTGGCCATGGAAGTCACGTAA